The DNA region gcttgtttgtttaaatatcaaaacattttattggacCCTTATATGCGTAAACACAGCAACGTTGCACATGACCTGTGGTAGACAAGTTCCTGAAATAAGCTGACAGGTCATAAAACACAAGAATTTATTGATTTAGTTGATCCAAATATTTGTCAAACGGCGTACTGCTTACCTTTCAACTAATGACTGATTAACTTTGTTCGCAGAGTGGTTTCAGTGCTCTTCCTGTCTGTGGGGGATGCAACACTGCATTACAATATCGAATCTGTTAGAATCTGTCACTGTTTATCCTTCTGTTGATTTATGGTAGAAAAACTCGACATAATCTAAAAGTGTCCCACTGTCAAAGGTCACTGCGGTAAGTTTTCTGTAACATGCCTCTTAAAACATGACAGTGAATGTATTTGGCAGTAAGTTCTTGGATATCTCAacaaatttatatatatatataatatatattaaaaatattttaatgtaaaagagTAAAAAGCCATCAGTGTTTGATGGAGTTTATTGAGAATGAAATACTAAAATGCTTTATTTCTTTACTTTCCTTCAGGGTAAAGAGAAAGATTCTCAGCTTCCCCTAGACCATCAAGATCCAGATTGCGTGGTAGTTTCACCGCAGCCTACTCAACAGTCTGCACGAGATGAGTCTTCACCCAGGGAAGATATATCTGTCTTTCCACAGACCCAAGTCCCCATTGAAGAGGAATACCCCCCGACATCCACCCTCGCTAGCTTGAAAGATAATCAGGCTTCCACCTACAGTGTTATCTTGGTGACAGACAGCCACAACCATGGTGAGACACCCACTGAGGCTGTGCAAGAAGAGGAGATCAGTGTTGATAGCACGGGCAAAGAAGCTGAAGCGAACACAGAGGAGGGCTGTTCCACTAAGTTATGTGAGGAAGAGAAAACTGAAGtgaaatcaaacacacagcCGTCCTCAGATATAAACAGTTCTGAGATTACTGAATTACCAACACCTTCGCTGGAAGTGAGAATAGAGACAAGGGAATCTAAAACATCAGACCAGGTACTTTCACCTCTGTCTACTATGGAGGCGCATACTTCAGAGGGAGGTAATTTTAAAGAAGAGGTCGAATGCGCTTCAGTTattcaggaaatgaatgtaGGATTTCCGCCCACTGCAGCCCCAGAGAGTTTAGAGATGGGTGAcctaaaaatacagcaaataagCACTGCTTCTGTTGCAGAGGAAAGTAAAGAACTCCACAATCACAGTGCAGAGCAGAGTTTAAACTCAGGTTTCACAAACAGTGAGGAGAAAAGCGACTTGAAAGAGATATTGTTTTCTGATTTAGAGAAAGATCTAGAAGTTAACTTGTGTAACAATTTGAAAGTACAAGAGCAGGAGATTTTAGAATGCAAACGCACAGAAGCAAGGAATGAGAGTTCAGAGTTTGAAATGGAGACAGACAAGGAAACTCAGGTGAAAGTAGAGGAAAATCAGGTGAAAGTAGAGGAAACTCAGGTGAAAGTAGAAGACACTCAGATGAAATAtgaggaaaatcaagtgaaattAGAGGAAACTCGGGTGAAAGTAGAGGAAGATCAGGTGAAATTAGAGGAAAATCAGGTGAAAGTAGAGGAAGATCAGGTGAAAGCAGAGGAAAATCAGGTTAAAGTAGAGGAAACTCACGTGAAATTAGAGGAAAATCAGGTGAAAGCAGAGGAAAATCAGGTTAAAGTAGAGGAAACTCAGGTGAAAGTAGAGGAAAATCAGGTTAAAGTAGAGGAAAATCAGGTTAAAGTAGAGGTAATTCAGGTGAAAGTAGAGGAAAATCAGGTTAAAGTAGAGGAGTTGGATGAATCAAAGACCATTTCAGTAACACAAAATAAGGAAGGTAATGCTAATGTTTTGGAGGAACCCTGTAATGTTGCACGTCAAGACGGCAATGAGAAACAGCTGGATTGGGCCTCAGACAATGTTCCACAAATCCAAATATCTTCATGTACTGAAGATATTAAACCAGCTGTGCCAGATTtaagcccaaatgaacattttataatCCCAAAAATTGAAATAATGGAACCTGAACTCAAAGAGTGCACTCTGCCATTAAGTATTTTGGCACTCaacaagacagaaacagagccTGCTTTGTTGCAAAACCATGATGCAATAATCCAAGAACAGAGTGTGTCTGATTCCTCAGATTTGATGCCCACGCAGAAAGGTATGCAGAATGATTATAACCCCTCAACTACCGAGAAAGTAAAGGAAGTTGTGCAATTTCATGATGAGACAGAAAAGCCGGAGTGGGAGCAGACACAAATAAAAAGTAGTGAACAGCTCCCTCAGTTGGACTATGCAAAAATTCCTGTTATAAATGTTTCATGTAGTGAGGACAAGGAGAATGGTGCATTTGTAAACACCCATGTTTCAGACACACCGAAGCCTGTTGAAACTCCAAAGGCGCCTTCGTTCGTGGTGCCACCGATCTCTGTCACTTGCCATGAAAGTGATCTCATAGTGGCCTCTCAGTGTGAgtcaacagaaacagaaacttcAGCTACCATGCAAAGGGGAACAAAGCATGATGTTGACAATAACGCAGCCACTAAGCCTGAAAAGACTCAGAACCAAGaagaaatggcagaaaaaaatgtaacaggAAACACTCCCTCTGTGCTATTTGAAGCTCCAGTGCCAAAGGTTGGTGACAGCGTACCATCATTGAGCAAAACAACCCAAGACAACTTTGTCCCTGaaatattgaaaacaaaaaccctAAAAGAGGCCAAGATAGAGAACTCTGTCACTGTTGAGGACCTCCTAAGAAATAGATCCTCTGTTGAGAGACTGACCTTCAAACCCCCGGCACATCCATCACTGAGTCCAGCCAGTCTCCGTAAATTTATGTCCAAGGCTGCTCCAGATTCAGACAACGAGGCCGTGACATCTGTCCCCGTAATCACTGTGGGTGACCGCCAGAATGACAAGGCAGACGAAGATCTAAGCGGGGGATCGACACCAACATCATCCCTCTCCTGTGAAAGCAGTCCCCGGCTCAAACGTAAGGACAGTCTATCACTCATACGCTCTGCCACGCCAGAGGAGTTGGCCTCCGGGGCTCGCCGCAAGATTTTCATCCCAAAAACTAAAGAAGATGGAGAAGGCACTGTCGGTGCGCTAGACACTCAAAGCAAGAAGGAGACCCCCTACATGTCACCCAGCCAAGCTCGCAGAGCAGCATTACTACAAGCTCCCATGGGACAAAACACCCCACCAATGGAGAGGCGCTCTCCGCTGCTAAGCCGCAGAAAGACCACACTGGAGGTGCCAAAAGTTGTGGAGGAGACTCCATCAGAAGAGCCAGTCAGCACCAAGCGAGAAGAGAAACCTGCTGAAAAGAAGTTGGACCCATTGAAAGGTAACAAAGTCCGTCTTTCAGTcatgaaatatgtatttttttatcttgtgcaacaagaaaaaaatatatatatacagtttatgttGAGTGGGCAAGGTATTGATATATGATAATATGACATTAATATTGTTaaagaatataaacaaaatgtacaaattaaGATACCATCTTTATTAATTAAATGACAGTCTAAGGTGAAATAGATTCAATTTCATTCATCCAATTTTTTGTGTAGTTTTCACAAAATATGTCATAATCATAATGGTTCTGTGAAAGACTTTGCATATTTTTGAAGTTTGTCAACACTGGCATCAGTACATTGGCACTCGATGAAGCAGAAACATTAGAAAGTCTCCGCTCTCCAGTACGGTATATATTTACCTTGGGCCCCTTGCTGGGCACCACTTCTGTCATGCACCAACAGCACCCCAGGTCATCCGTAAGATCAGGGGAGAGCCTTTCCCAGATGCCTCGGGACACCTGAAGCTCTGGTGCCAGTTTTTCAACGTGCTCAGTGACTCTACCATTAAGTGGTacagagatgaagaggaaataCTAGAGGTGAAGAGAAGGTAAATCCCCTTCTTGTCTTACAGCGTCAACACCACTCTAACCACCTGTAATACGGATCAAGTGCAATACCAGATGGTGTTCAATTTGTTGTAGGTATTAACATAATTACTTTGTCGTTGCTATTGTTCTAAGAAATCCAGCCAACATGATTGGTTAAACTGGACAGATTCCAAATATGAAACAATAAGGCTACAAGGATAAACAGGATTTATTTGGGCCTTAGAGAGCATCTCATGGCCTTCTGTCATTCTCATATTCTCACTGCAGACATCTAGCTCATGTGACGATGAACCCCACAGCTGTGACACAGAGAGGTGAATCTCTGGCTAGACACAGAGACTGTAACCTGACACAGTATTTTTTCCATCTCCAGGGGGCATTAAAAGTCTATATATGTGCTATTGGTTGCTGTGTCAGCAGACTGCTGCCACACAATATGACTGTCTGTGTCACAGTGACACCTTGTGGGTTATTGTGGTCGTCCAAATAAGGTATAGTTCTGATGAGGCAATAAACTTGGTGTGTACGTGattatgtgctgtatgtgttttcttttgtcctcaAGTGGGGGAGATGAAAGCCAGGTAGCGCTGGCTATTGTGCTGGCATCCAGCCCAGACTGTGGAGTGTATGGCTGTACGATCAAGAATGAATATGGGACTGACACCACTGACTACCTCCTCAGTGTAGACAGTAAGATACAAGATGCCTGAAGaaatttcagtttgaaaacTGCATCTAATCATATCAGTTGTGCTTTAatgagtttttgtgtgttttctgttttacagtTCTGTCTGAGATACTACTGAAAGATGATTTGGAAGGTAAATATTTCAATTAgatatgtactttttttttttttttgtaaatcatttcttattgtcagaatcagaatcagtttATTAGCCAAATATAAAAGCATACAAACAATGTGTCTTGGCTTTTGCTcccacaaacaaaacatggaagaataaaaagagtaaggtaataataatgatgaaataaacaaaatagtaGTAAATATGGACTGTACCTCAGTCTTTTTCCTGAGGGAAGGAATTCAACTGTGATCTGAGTCTGTGGGTTCTCCACCCAGCAAATGATGTGCTGCAGCCTTTAAATGTCCTGTTTAGTTGCTGTACTGTAACAAACAGATGTAAatatctgtttctgtcttccttTAGTTGGAGAGGAGATAGAGATGACCCCACTGCTGTTCAGCAAAGGTATTGCCGATTGTGGCAACTGGGGTAACAAATACTTTGGCCGCATCATGACCGAGACGGTGCACATCGGGGAAGGTGCTGCCCACAAAGCCAGCAGAGTGAAGGTAATTTACGGCCTGGATCCTGTCTTTGAGTCTGGAAGCACCTGTATCATCAAAGTTCAAAACCCCATCGCCTATGGGACCAAACAGGAGAGCAACCTTACAGAGAGAAATCTAGAGATTACAAGACAAGTGAGTAGTAGTAGATTTAACGTCTAAGAATTATTGGTAAATTGCTTGCAATAAATTCCTAGCAATTACACCTGctatacattcatttttttaaattaaattctttcTGTTGCCAGGAGTGCAAAATCCAAAACATGATCCGAGAATACTGTAAAATCTTTGCTGCTGAAGCAAGAGTTGCTGAGAACTTTGGCCACTCACTAGAGTAAGGATCACATCCAATATACAGCAGCTCTGATAACTGATTCCTACTAAAAATGCACTGCTTGTGAtcatctcactttttttttttttttttcctgtgatttCCACAGAGTGAATCCTCAGTATCTGATGTACCGGCCTGCAAACTCTGTGCCATATGCCACAGTGGAGGCTGATCTGAAGGGTGTCTTCCTCAAGTATTGTATGATGGATCCTAAAGGCAGACTGATTACACGAACTATCTCTGAGGTGGAGCAGAAATGCTGCACATTCCAGCACTGGATCCATCAGTGGACGCATGGCAATTTACTGGTCACTCGGATGGAGGGTGAGCAACACATACAAGGCGATCAAGAAAGTGATCAAATACTGTATCTATTAATATTAAAGATCgtctttgatttattttggcAGGTGTTGAAATGAAGATTACTAATGTCAAAGTTGTGACCAAGTCAAAAGGGTTTGTATCTCAATCAGTACATGCAAGTGTTTTGGGTTGTTTACTATTAGAATGGCTGCAATAAAAAAGCTGTCTCCTGTATTTCAGATACCAAGGACTAACAGATTGTGGCTCTCCTGAAGTATTCGAACAGTTCCTGACACAACATAAGTGCAACTACTACTGTGGACTTCTTGGCCTGCGCCCACTGAAGACTATGGATAGTCTGCAGCAGCCCACCAAGATGAAGGGCTCCAGGAGTCCCCTGCTCAACCGCAAGTTGGGTGCAGGCTCTGGCAGCCCACAGCTACAGCGGAAAGGACACAGCCCTCAACTGTCTAGAAAGGCAACTTCTAGCCCAAAGGTGACTAGAAAAGTCCAGGAGACAGAGGACAATAAATCAGGTGCCAAACCCAAGCCTGCAGAAACTCTTGATGTTCTTGAAACAAGGTAGGAAAAAAAGGTCTCTTTTGTGTCATGTAAGATGTTATTGCTGTTAATGGTTTAGCATTACCTGTTTCTTTCCAGTTACCAAAGCCAGCAAGGACTTGAAGAGTAAGattataagaaaataaatagtttgTTGACCTGATTTGTCTTGTAAAATTACTGTGAATTTCTCTGTAGCCATTACAACTATGAGACATCCCTCTCCCAGCTTGTGCTGTGTCTCCCAGCGCAGGGTTTTTGACCTCATAGCTCAGAGACACCACACAGCAAAATCAGAGAGAGACTTTAGAGTTGACTATTGACTATTAAATAGTTTGAAACACTTGCCTCAGTCTTATCAGCTCTATGAGTGGACAAACAGCTCTTCAAGCAATATTTGTCAACACAAAATAATCATGAGGGAAAAATCAACCGCACTTCACAGTGTAAAATTTGCAGTAgctcttttcttttattgaagAGAtgtcaacatttgtttttgttgttgtgttttggtttaaaGAATTGTGAAGGACAAAATCTACATGACCACAGCCACAGAAGTGATTGAGATCATGTATTATCATGTCATGTCATATTAGACATTGCATATTCATCTGTGATGTACATTATGTGTGTAGGACATAAAGTTTATTTTGGAGATGTTATGGTTAGCATTAGAACTGCCTATGCAGCATTTCTTTATGTCTCAACATTACAGAGCAAACGTGAGCTCATGCTGTGAAAGTACACCATTTTTAGGTCAAAGATGTTTGTGTGCACTTTTTTTGGCATTAGTTTGTAGaagatttaaatgatttttatcTGTTAATTATAGAGTCTGTATACCTGCTTTAACAGTCCTATTATTTCAGAATATATGCTGGTGAATACAACAGACAAAGGAATAGTAGTAAGGGGCTTAAAAATAAACTCTTTAACTATGGTATGGCTATGCTCATtgacattcaaacacacaagtATGTTTCCAGCAAGGAAAGCTGCTGAATGAGTTTCACACAGTAATTTGGACCTGACCTATGGACTGTAGGATAAAAGCCCACTAAGCAAAATAACCAACTCAGGATTTTCAGAAGCTTCTTGATCTTAACATGAAATCTGTAAAGTTTTACTACAACTGACAATCAGCCCTAGCTGACCAACAATTTATCTGCAGTAACCAGACCAATCCTTAGCATTGCCTTTTTTATAAGTTGCAAACTCCAGCATGGACTTAAACATCGGGGGTAGAATACAAATGAAAACGAAACAGTTATCTCATGATGTTGCACAGGGATTTAACTTTAGTTAAATTCCAACAGgagtcattttctttttacaaataCAGAACTGACAAAAGAGCTTTAGGAATTTCTATAATGGATTCTTGGTTAATGATCAATGAGAGTCTACAAATGAGTCCAAATAGCCACTGCTCAGCTGTTGTTACTTACAAATTCACTTTGACTGCATGAGGAtttgtttatgaaaaaaaaatgcatatttgaAATGGAGATGGGATATTTGTAATAGCAAAATAAGTAAATGTATGCTGACCAGAAGATGATGTTGAAAACACTGTAATTTTATGGTGTGGTGTCATGCAAACAAATCActgtattgtgtatgtgtacataaaGTCAAAGGACTAAATGTAAGtggtgtgaaaaaaaagtagtaaacatgtgagtgagtgagtgaatgagtgagtgagtgagtgagtgacaaagaaggataaatgtgtgtgtttacaatgtGTACTGTCTTTGGCTTGTTACACCATGTcagctgatgtttttttaaataaaagtctaaaatatttgtgttcaagcataatttatttttttatttacataggtttttatttatatcagtGACATTATTAACTTATACATTATAAATCATGTTACATTCATTAAAGTGCTGATACCTGAATATTTCCTGAGGTATATATATTAAGTGGTGTCCTTTTAACACTTGGCCTTAAATTAAATACAACATCAGAATTCATTTACAATATAATACACAAAAGgcacatttatgtttaaaagatATGCATATAGGCATTCCATTTTAACATTAATCAAGGCAGAAATCAACAGACATGGAGAGATATTCAACTGAActataaaaacagatatttttttcctctacatACAAACCGCTGCGTTAGAAAGATCACAACACTGACAACATTTAGAGAGAAACATTGTGGCGTTTGCTACTGTGCTCCACGGTGGTTCAAATGAGATGGTCCCATTGTTTAGAGTGCTGCAAGAGAATTAATTTGagatataaatacaaagaacTCCATATCACAGAAAGACACTTGATCTATTAACACTATGTTATTGATATTGTGCTTCATGTTTTAATCAAGGCACCAGATAGCATGtttgtaatgaaaatgtaaattctCACCTTTGAAAGAGGTCATTGCAGCAAGTTTGTATGTTTTCATCTGTGGCACTGAAAGCAGATACCTTGAACAGCTCCACACAGTCAAGTGGAGGAACAAAGAGGATCCCTGAGAAACAAAGTAAGAGCCACTCAGTAAAATTGCAGTACAAGTTGCactaaaattatataaaaaatccAAAAGTGCTTACCTGCAATGCAAGCATTGACAAGAGAAACACAAGTCCCGGTGATCATAGCTCTCAACACCAGAGAcgagatttcacttcttttagATGGGCATATAGAGGCTTTGATAAGAGAAAATGCTCTGTGTCAAAAATCATTACTGAGACAGTATCCTGGTGCAAGACAAAAAAGTGATGGGATGATAAAATACTCACAAAGGCCACCAATCACAATGCCCAGTGAGCTGAAGTTGGCGAACCCACAGAGAGCATAAGTGCTGATTACTTCTGATCGGACCTGTAACAGGAAGACACAAAATAATTGAATGTTATTGCacattatgtaaaataatttacCTTCCATTTTTTGTGCTGTGCTACTTTCACACACCCCCACTGACAATGGTCACAACATATAAGAACTCAAACTAAGAACATTTACTCACAGTAATCCATGGTTCTTCATTAAGTCCATTAATTCTGTTGTTCTTCAGTTCAGATAATTTCTCATAAGCCACAAACTCATTGACGAAGACCTTTGTGCCAATTAGTTCAGCAACCATGAAACTCTCCTCATACGGTATTCCCATCATAAAGGCCACAGGCATGAACACGTAAGAGCAAATTACCTatgaacacaaaaatacatgtaGTTATTTAGATATCATTAGATTCACTTGTTAACTTTACAGTACAATAAAGTGAAATGCTGTATGTGAAatatcaacataaataaatatacatatgtTTGAATAATtagttaaaatgtgaaatattataataaataagcAAATAGATGatcaaaacaaattattatttattatttgttaactataaatgtaatgtaatgtaattgtaATTATTTACAATCAACTTATCGCTGTTTTGCTAAAACATACCTGAAATGTGATTGAAGGATATCCCACCATGCCTCCAAGCCAACCCaaagatttatttatgaatCCAAGGATGGCAAGAAAGGCGATTAAGTTTGCTGCAATGTTAGCAACAAGACTTATTGAGGCAGATGCTCCATTGCTGGCAGCCTCCAAAATGTTCTGTTCATCACTGGGGAGTTCAAAAAAGTAATTCAATTCAcaaaagtagaagaaaaacactaaagaaatgagaaaaaaatgaagagacagatatactgtacacacccACAAGCTATTTTGATAGCCTTATCTGACTTGAAGACACTCTCCTTTGTCTCTGGGTAAGACAGCTTGGAGATGGCCAACGCACAAGGAGCAGCCATAACAGAGGCTGATATCAAGGAAGATGCATCAATCTgcaaaatacaatgaaatgtcatttaattCACAGTGGCGCATTGGAGTCACTGTAGTAATCAGTAACAGATTACAATGATTGATATTCCACATGatgttgttaaaataataaaactgtaaagCAACTAAACAAAAGcattatcaaatattaaaaagtacTAATTGTAGTTTTaaattttgtggttttgtctgttttaaaacactACAGCAGTTtttatatatacttatatatactATCAATTCAGTTGCAACCTTAAAATAAGAAAAGTCCAAGAAAAACCAAAAGGCCCATGGAAAAACCTGAATCATCACCCAATTATAGATCCTGGTCTTTTCtcattatttaaatgtagtGTTTTTGCAGCTTTTGTCATAGATAAATCCACATAAACTAACGTTAGAAGAGATATATGATCAAAACACAACATGGTTGGTCATGTCATGTAATAGTCAAACTTCTCCCTCCTCCAACCAGGATCTACTCCTGTTTTAATGTACAGTAGTTGATGCTGATTTTCTCAACAGTCTCTTCTCTCAAGTCTACTAACAGTGCCCTTGTCCCCTTAACTAACAGCTTCTTGAAAGATGGTCTTTGACTGCTTGTTCACAGAACCACTGTACATCATCAACCTCTCCCGACAGATTAGCTGTTTTCCAGTGACCTCAAAACTGCTTCTGTACAACCTCCTCTGAAGAAAAGAAGCACTCTGGACGCTTGGCACATTTAACAAGCATTGCTGCTACAATATTGTGCAGGGACACGTCATCCCATCTGGTTTGCGCTAAGGGCTATTTGacgaaggagaagaagaaggagactGATGGAGATGACCTGGCCTCTACAGTCACCTGACCTGAACCCAACTGAGATGGTTTGGGATGAGTTGGACAGAGGAGTGAAGGAAAAGCAGCCTTGACTTTGGACAGTCTTCTTGTAGATTTAACTTTCAATGCTTATCATGTTTAAAGAAACTTAAAATTACTCTTTTCAAGCTAGTATGTATCATGTGCTGGTATGAAAACAGTTTAATCTCACCCCAAATGAGATGAATGCCCCCATGACACTGCCTGCAATTGTGGCAAATCCCCCGGTCATAACAGCATGGATCTCAGAACTGGTCATGTCCTTTAAATAGGGACGAATCAGCAGCGGTGCCTCagtctaaaaaaacaaaacatgaagagTTACTGTATGAATGTTTATAGAATCATAAAACCAAAGCACAGCATGATTCAAACTCATGAAATTTAAATGCAATGTTGTCAGACAAGGGTGAAAGATAGTGTAGCAAAGACATCAAGCCTTGTTCAGAGTACCTGCCCAACAAAGATATTGCCTGCCACACTCAAGGTCTCAGTGGGAGAGGTTCCCAACGTTATCTGCATAACCCATGAGATCTGCgtggacaaaaacacatggCTCTTGGTCATAGTACTGTATGTCACAGCAGGTGTAAGCCATGTACACCCAGCCATCAGGAGTCTCTAAGGCTGTGAGGTATAAGTTTTAATCTTGCTTTACCTTCATAATGAGCCACTGCATTATCCCCAAAAAGTAAAGGACCGACATCACACTGCTGAAGAACACAACAATAGGCAAAGCCTGAGGAAGAAATGACAAAACTCAGCTTGAATAACTCATAATCATATAGcctgtatttattgtatttaggAAAGAATAAATTGTCAGCTGCACATCCACTCACTTGAAAGGCAAAAATGTCTGCGATCAGATCCCCAAAAACAAATGCTGACCCTTCTTTGGTGTAGTTGAGGAATATCTAAAATCATGAGACAAAGAAGAAACATGGGTTATATTATTTCAAACAGTTCTTTGTTCTCTTAATCTATTAATTTATCGTATTCATGATTagattattta from Thunnus albacares chromosome 7, fThuAlb1.1, whole genome shotgun sequence includes:
- the alpk3a gene encoding alpha-protein kinase 3 isoform X1; its protein translation is MTSRRPMTRSFSGNGRTSSFSEEESNGRSESRNSYLSNVRPENSYSRYSHYRPTRSTLCSVMAQLTEDIQPSFDTTLKSKAVSENCNVKFTCVVSGYPAPELKWYKDDMEMDRYCGLPKYEIRRNGKTHTLHIYNCTLDDAAIYQVSASNSKGIVSCSGVLEVGTMNEYKIHQRFFAKLKQKAEKKKKDMEDHTKKVDKENIQREKPRVSPERPPRKRPVPQPQQIPAVKEPEAVEQLGAAAEPNGVSSEVKETAPVTSIESGLDKEIPPSEETLAKKKIKITNGVDTGGNSSSNSSSRSHMMGNGGENCYDGGISLAQFLAETLQSQTNDEKQNSPLVEKPREMDKPIVNTSKEQEKKQKEREEQEKTPEEELEREKKREQELAIKREKEQERLSEMLHMVDHPKHGSEVKHHSKALKDHDQHNIQTSISSMLHTVKDFFFGKGKKDSHDHIENKGREFDHLSPSTQPYPSQPDTPPSFRLQMEHHPEVDKSLTEEVVPMETDKPKGHSETVDIEQQSVSPELLTPDTHKHEDSVLHTDLAPANSLPPESVEESTGQSVKEADDAVEAMKVSVGAESSGPHEEMSLSGLQLLTEGKEKDSQLPLDHQDPDCVVVSPQPTQQSARDESSPREDISVFPQTQVPIEEEYPPTSTLASLKDNQASTYSVILVTDSHNHGETPTEAVQEEEISVDSTGKEAEANTEEGCSTKLCEEEKTEVKSNTQPSSDINSSEITELPTPSLEVRIETRESKTSDQVLSPLSTMEAHTSEGGNFKEEVECASVIQEMNVGFPPTAAPESLEMGDLKIQQISTASVAEESKELHNHSAEQSLNSGFTNSEEKSDLKEILFSDLEKDLEVNLCNNLKVQEQEILECKRTEARNESSEFEMETDKETQVKVEENQVKVEETQVKVEDTQMKYEENQVKLEETRVKVEEDQVKLEENQVKVEEDQVKAEENQVKVEETHVKLEENQVKAEENQVKVEETQVKVEENQVKVEENQVKVEVIQVKVEENQVKVEELDESKTISVTQNKEGNANVLEEPCNVARQDGNEKQLDWASDNVPQIQISSCTEDIKPAVPDLSPNEHFIIPKIEIMEPELKECTLPLSILALNKTETEPALLQNHDAIIQEQSVSDSSDLMPTQKGMQNDYNPSTTEKVKEVVQFHDETEKPEWEQTQIKSSEQLPQLDYAKIPVINVSCSEDKENGAFVNTHVSDTPKPVETPKAPSFVVPPISVTCHESDLIVASQCESTETETSATMQRGTKHDVDNNAATKPEKTQNQEEMAEKNVTGNTPSVLFEAPVPKVGDSVPSLSKTTQDNFVPEILKTKTLKEAKIENSVTVEDLLRNRSSVERLTFKPPAHPSLSPASLRKFMSKAAPDSDNEAVTSVPVITVGDRQNDKADEDLSGGSTPTSSLSCESSPRLKRKDSLSLIRSATPEELASGARRKIFIPKTKEDGEGTVGALDTQSKKETPYMSPSQARRAALLQAPMGQNTPPMERRSPLLSRRKTTLEVPKVVEETPSEEPVSTKREEKPAEKKLDPLKAPQVIRKIRGEPFPDASGHLKLWCQFFNVLSDSTIKWYRDEEEILEVKRSGGDESQVALAIVLASSPDCGVYGCTIKNEYGTDTTDYLLSVDILSEILLKDDLEVGEEIEMTPLLFSKGIADCGNWGNKYFGRIMTETVHIGEGAAHKASRVKVIYGLDPVFESGSTCIIKVQNPIAYGTKQESNLTERNLEITRQECKIQNMIREYCKIFAAEARVAENFGHSLEVNPQYLMYRPANSVPYATVEADLKGVFLKYCMMDPKGRLITRTISEVEQKCCTFQHWIHQWTHGNLLVTRMEGVEMKITNVKVVTKSKGYQGLTDCGSPEVFEQFLTQHKCNYYCGLLGLRPLKTMDSLQQPTKMKGSRSPLLNRKLGAGSGSPQLQRKGHSPQLSRKATSSPKVTRKVQETEDNKSGAKPKPAETLDVLETR